One window of the Benincasa hispida cultivar B227 chromosome 3, ASM972705v1, whole genome shotgun sequence genome contains the following:
- the LOC120074714 gene encoding NEDD8-conjugating enzyme Ubc12, whose protein sequence is MIKLFKVKEKQRELAENASNGIPTKKQSAGELRLHKDISELNLPKSCNITFPNGKDDLMNFEVSIRPDEGYYLGGTFFFSFTVSPIYPHEAPKVKCKTKVYHPNIDLEGNVCLNILREDWKPVLNINTVIYGLYHLFTEPNDEDPLNHDAAAVLRDNPKLFESNVRRAMAGGYVGQTFFPRCM, encoded by the exons ATGATTAAGCTATTTAAAGTCAAGGAGAAGCAGAGAGAACTTGCTGAAAATGCTAGTAATGGGATACCTACAAAGAAGCAAAGTGCTGGGGAATTACGTCTTCACAAAG ATATTAGTGAGCTGAATCTACCGAAATCATGTAACATAACCTTTCCCAATGGCAAGGATGACCTCATGAACTTTGAGGTGTCAATACGACCCGACGAGGGATATTATTT AGGTGGcacattttttttctcctttacaGTTTCCCCCATCTATCCACATGAAGCACCTAAAGTCAAGTGCAAGACAAAG GTCTACCATCCAAACATTGACTTGGAAGGAAATGTGTGCCTCAACATCTTACGGGAAGATTGGAAGCCTGTTCTCAATATTAACACTGTTATTTATGGACTATACCATTTGTTCACG GAACCAAACGATGAAGATCCACTGAATCATGATGCTGCTGCAGTTTTAAGAGACAATCCGAAGTTATTTGAATCTAATGTGAGAAGGGCTATGGCTGGGGGTTACGTGGGGCAGACCTTTTTCCCACGTTGTATGTAA